Proteins encoded in a region of the Candidatus Nitrosomarinus catalina genome:
- a CDS encoding DNA-directed RNA polymerase subunit B: MADPSNKRWPVIQDILKREGIARQHLNSFDEFLERGLQSIINEVGQIDIENAEYPYKIQLGKVKLQQPRMMELDGSITHITPAEARLRNVSYSAPVMMEASVVEDGKILESRFVHIGDVPVMAKSNACILNNFSNQKLIEHGEDPNDPGGYFIINGSERVIVGLEDLSYNKIIVDRELVGGNTVFKAKVYSSIVGYRAKLELVMKNDGLIVARIPGSPVDIPVVTLMRALGLESDKEIASVVSLVDELQDELEGSFEKAGDVPTSKDAIVYISKRIAPGMLEEFQIKRAETLLDWGLLPHLGKHPENRKEKAQFLGEAACKLLELKLNWITPDDKDHYGNKVIKFAGQMLADLFRTAFRNLVRDMKYQLERSGQKRGINAVAASIRPGIITDKLNNAIATGNWGRGRVGVTQLLDRTNYLSTISHLRRIQSPLSRTQPNFEARDLHATHFGRICPSETPEGSNCGLVKNLALSGIISVNVPSEEIVEKLYDLGTVHFFDAKDDLKQDGTRIFVDGRLIGYYKDGLELAESLRDLRRNSKIHPHVGVSFHKSDEHKEATRRLYVNCNAGRVLRPLIIIKDNKPLLTQDLLDKISKKLLSWNDLLRMGVLEMIDANEEENCYITLDEKDSKKHTHLEVFPPAILGAGASIIPYPEHNQSPRNTYESAMAKQSLGFSTPMMNTSTYVRQHLMLYPQVPAVNTKAMKLLGLEDRPAGQNCVVAVLPFDGYNIEDAIVLSKASVDRGLGRTFFFRIYDAEAKQYPGGMRDSFEIPNAEDNVRGYKGEKAYRLLEEDGVVASESPVKGGDILIGKTSPPRFMEEYREFESSGPYRRDTSIGVRPSEAGVIDTVVMTQSNEGGKMYKIRARDMRIPEIGDKFASRHGQKGVLGILAKAEDLPYTAEGMSPDVLINPHAFPSRMTVGMMMESICGKAASFRGKRFDGSAFVGEKMDEVKEVMDAHNFKYSGKEIMYDGRTGKAFPVDVFIGVVYYQKLHHMVADKIHARARGQVQMLTKQPTEGRARGGGLRFGEMERDCLIAYGASMILKDRLLDESDKSDVFVCERCGLVAYHDVKQRKYVCRVCGDKAKVSSVSVAYAFKLLLQEMQSLNVAPRLLIKEKL; encoded by the coding sequence TTGGCTGATCCTTCAAACAAACGTTGGCCAGTTATTCAAGATATTTTGAAGCGTGAAGGTATTGCACGTCAACATCTTAATTCCTTTGATGAATTTTTAGAAAGAGGACTTCAAAGTATCATAAATGAAGTTGGACAAATTGACATTGAAAATGCTGAATATCCATATAAAATTCAATTAGGAAAAGTAAAACTTCAACAACCAAGAATGATGGAACTTGATGGTTCTATTACTCACATCACGCCAGCTGAAGCAAGATTACGAAATGTTTCTTATTCTGCACCTGTAATGATGGAAGCCAGTGTTGTTGAAGATGGTAAAATTTTGGAATCAAGATTTGTTCATATTGGTGATGTACCAGTTATGGCAAAATCTAATGCATGTATTTTGAATAATTTCTCTAATCAAAAATTAATTGAACATGGTGAAGATCCAAATGATCCTGGTGGCTACTTTATCATTAACGGCTCAGAAAGAGTAATTGTTGGATTAGAAGATCTTTCTTATAATAAAATAATTGTAGATAGAGAACTTGTTGGTGGAAACACTGTTTTCAAAGCAAAAGTTTATTCTTCAATTGTTGGTTACCGTGCAAAATTAGAACTTGTTATGAAAAATGATGGATTGATAGTTGCAAGAATTCCTGGTTCTCCTGTAGATATTCCAGTTGTTACTTTAATGAGAGCACTCGGATTAGAATCTGATAAAGAAATTGCTTCAGTAGTTTCACTAGTTGATGAACTTCAAGATGAATTAGAAGGCTCTTTTGAAAAAGCAGGAGATGTTCCTACATCTAAAGATGCTATTGTTTACATCAGTAAAAGAATTGCACCTGGAATGTTAGAAGAATTCCAAATTAAACGTGCTGAAACTTTACTTGATTGGGGTCTATTACCTCATCTAGGAAAACACCCTGAAAACAGAAAAGAAAAAGCACAATTCTTAGGAGAGGCAGCATGTAAATTATTAGAATTAAAACTCAATTGGATTACTCCTGATGATAAAGATCATTATGGAAACAAAGTCATCAAATTTGCAGGACAAATGCTTGCAGATTTGTTTAGAACTGCATTTAGAAATTTGGTTAGAGATATGAAATATCAATTAGAGCGTTCAGGTCAAAAACGTGGAATTAATGCAGTTGCTGCATCAATTCGTCCTGGAATTATTACTGATAAACTAAACAATGCTATTGCAACAGGAAACTGGGGTCGTGGTAGAGTTGGAGTTACACAATTACTTGACAGAACAAACTATCTATCAACTATCAGTCATCTTAGAAGAATTCAATCACCCCTTAGTAGAACTCAACCAAACTTTGAAGCAAGAGATTTGCACGCAACACACTTTGGAAGAATTTGTCCTAGTGAAACACCTGAAGGCTCAAACTGTGGTTTGGTAAAAAATCTTGCATTATCTGGAATCATTTCAGTAAATGTTCCTTCTGAGGAAATTGTTGAGAAATTATATGATCTTGGAACTGTACATTTCTTTGATGCAAAAGATGATTTGAAACAAGATGGAACTAGAATATTTGTCGATGGACGATTAATTGGATATTATAAAGATGGACTTGAATTAGCAGAATCACTAAGAGATCTTAGAAGAAATTCAAAAATCCATCCACACGTTGGAGTTTCATTCCATAAATCTGATGAGCACAAAGAGGCTACTCGAAGATTATATGTTAATTGTAATGCTGGACGAGTTTTAAGACCATTAATAATTATCAAAGATAACAAACCATTACTTACTCAAGATCTTTTAGATAAAATTTCAAAGAAATTACTATCTTGGAATGATTTGTTAAGAATGGGTGTCTTGGAAATGATTGATGCAAATGAAGAGGAGAACTGTTACATTACATTGGATGAAAAAGATTCAAAGAAACACACTCATCTTGAAGTATTCCCACCAGCAATTTTGGGAGCAGGTGCATCTATAATTCCATATCCAGAACATAACCAATCTCCAAGAAATACATACGAATCTGCAATGGCAAAACAAAGTTTAGGATTTTCAACACCGATGATGAATACTAGTACATATGTTAGACAACACCTTATGCTATACCCACAAGTTCCAGCTGTAAACACAAAAGCAATGAAACTACTTGGATTAGAAGATAGACCAGCAGGTCAGAACTGTGTAGTTGCCGTATTGCCATTTGATGGTTACAACATTGAGGATGCAATTGTTCTCAGTAAAGCCTCTGTTGATAGAGGATTAGGTAGAACTTTCTTCTTTAGAATTTATGATGCTGAAGCAAAACAATATCCTGGTGGAATGAGAGATTCATTTGAAATTCCAAACGCTGAAGATAATGTAAGAGGTTACAAAGGTGAAAAAGCATATAGATTACTTGAAGAAGATGGCGTAGTAGCATCAGAGTCACCTGTTAAAGGTGGAGATATTTTGATTGGTAAAACTAGTCCTCCAAGATTTATGGAAGAATACCGAGAGTTTGAATCCTCTGGTCCTTATCGTAGAGATACATCCATTGGTGTAAGACCTTCTGAAGCCGGTGTAATTGATACAGTTGTAATGACTCAATCTAACGAGGGTGGTAAAATGTATAAAATTAGAGCAAGAGACATGAGAATTCCTGAAATTGGTGATAAATTTGCTTCAAGACACGGACAAAAAGGTGTACTTGGAATTTTAGCAAAAGCAGAAGACTTACCATACACTGCTGAAGGTATGTCACCTGATGTTTTAATTAATCCACATGCTTTCCCATCTAGAATGACTGTGGGTATGATGATGGAATCCATTTGTGGAAAAGCTGCATCATTCCGTGGAAAGAGATTTGATGGTTCTGCATTCGTTGGAGAGAAAATGGATGAAGTTAAGGAAGTTATGGATGCACATAATTTCAAATATTCTGGTAAAGAAATAATGTATGACGGAAGAACTGGAAAAGCATTCCCAGTTGATGTCTTTATTGGTGTAGTATACTATCAAAAACTTCATCATATGGTTGCCGACAAAATACATGCAAGAGCACGTGGACAAGTTCAGATGTTAACTAAACAACCAACTGAAGGTAGAGCTAGAGGTGGTGGATTGAGATTTGGTGAAATGGAAAGAGATTGTTTAATTGCTTATGGTGCATCAATGATTCTAAAAGATAGATTGTTAGATGAATCTGATAAATCTGATGTTTTCGTTTGTGAAAGATGTGGTTTAGTTGCTTATCATGATGTTAAACAAAGAAAATATGTTTGCAGAGTTTGTGGAGATAAAGCTAAAGTATCTTCAGTATCTGTGGCATATGCATTCAAATTATTATTACAAGAAATGCAAAGTCTTAATGTTGCACCAAGATTGCTAATAAAGGAGAAACTCTAA
- a CDS encoding malate dehydrogenase gives MITIIGSGKVGGDAALFSALKKLDDQILLLDVAKGLPQGEAMDINHMLSEQGIDVEVKGSNDYEDIRGSNIVVVVAGSARKPGMTRMDLLKINASIVKSVTENIKKYADDSMIIPVSNPLDPMAYITQKVSGFDRSRVFGMGGMLDLSRFRQFIHESTGHSRDSIRGLVIGEHGENMLPLPRFSSVSGVPLSSFLPKEKLDEIVQNTKQVAAKVIELKGATVHAPGNAISAIIETVVRDRKQVIPVATYLDGEYGHSDVTIGVPAVIGKNGVEKIIELDLNDEERTMFDKGVANVKDALSGIEI, from the coding sequence ATGATTACAATAATTGGATCTGGTAAAGTAGGTGGCGATGCAGCTTTATTTTCAGCATTAAAGAAATTAGATGATCAAATCTTGTTACTTGATGTTGCAAAGGGATTGCCACAAGGTGAAGCCATGGATATCAATCACATGTTATCTGAACAAGGTATTGATGTAGAAGTTAAGGGTTCAAATGATTATGAGGATATTAGAGGATCAAACATTGTCGTGGTAGTAGCAGGTTCAGCTAGAAAACCAGGAATGACAAGAATGGACTTGCTAAAAATTAATGCTTCAATTGTAAAAAGTGTAACAGAAAATATTAAAAAATATGCTGATGACTCTATGATTATTCCAGTTTCCAATCCATTGGACCCAATGGCATACATTACTCAAAAAGTATCTGGATTTGATAGAAGTCGAGTGTTTGGAATGGGTGGAATGTTAGATTTATCAAGATTTAGACAATTTATTCATGAATCTACTGGTCATTCCCGAGATTCTATTAGAGGATTAGTAATTGGTGAACATGGAGAAAACATGCTTCCTTTACCAAGATTTTCATCCGTTTCTGGAGTTCCACTTTCATCCTTCTTACCAAAAGAAAAATTAGACGAGATTGTTCAAAACACAAAACAAGTTGCAGCTAAAGTAATTGAATTAAAGGGTGCTACAGTACATGCACCAGGAAATGCAATATCTGCAATTATTGAAACAGTAGTTAGAGATAGAAAACAAGTCATTCCAGTAGCAACTTATCTTGATGGTGAGTATGGTCATTCTGATGTTACAATTGGTGTACCAGCTGTAATTGGCAAAAACGGTGTAGAGAAAATTATTGAGTTAGATCTTAATGATGAAGAAAGAACTATGTTTGACAAAGGTGTCGCTAATGTCAAAGATGCACTTTCTGGTATTGAAATCTAA
- the larC gene encoding nickel pincer cofactor biosynthesis protein LarC: MVIVIDPQIAGISGDMLLCSLVDLGADKNQIVEGIKKIGKFLPDSKINKIDFQKIQKNGIESTELILEIDENISERKGIEIKNAIINSINELQLSDKARTFAESCINSLISSESKIHGISEDSVHFHEASSIDTLVDIVGVTIACEKLKLFEEKIVCLPVSVGSGTVSFSHGTMSNPASAVLQIFKNSNLTIKGNDANEELTTPTGACILVNLTDSSVEYYPSMNISSIGYGAGQKNFESFSNVLKIVQGSHEKTGMDSVKILETNVDDVSGEILGYLIEKIMKIGAKDISIYPGITKKGRPTNLISIMCDDEKIETITDILVLETGTLGIRISDSNRLIVARTNHSFSLTFEGKSFEINYKKSTYKEKTHFKIEFEDLKNISETLDKPIRDVELFLRKEIEKIEETQ; encoded by the coding sequence ATGGTTATTGTTATTGATCCACAAATAGCAGGAATTTCAGGAGATATGCTTTTGTGTTCTTTAGTGGATTTAGGAGCAGATAAAAATCAGATCGTAGAAGGAATTAAAAAAATAGGAAAATTTCTGCCAGATTCAAAAATTAATAAAATTGATTTTCAAAAAATTCAAAAAAATGGAATTGAATCAACTGAATTAATATTAGAAATTGATGAAAATATTTCTGAAAGAAAAGGAATTGAGATAAAAAATGCAATAATTAATTCGATAAACGAATTACAACTTTCAGATAAAGCAAGAACATTTGCAGAATCATGCATTAATTCTTTAATTTCATCAGAATCTAAAATTCACGGCATTTCTGAAGATTCAGTTCATTTTCACGAGGCATCAAGTATCGATACACTGGTAGACATAGTTGGAGTTACTATTGCATGTGAAAAATTGAAACTATTTGAGGAGAAAATTGTTTGTTTGCCAGTATCAGTTGGAAGTGGAACTGTTAGTTTTTCTCATGGAACAATGTCCAATCCTGCAAGTGCAGTTCTCCAAATTTTCAAAAATTCTAATTTAACAATTAAAGGAAATGATGCAAATGAAGAGCTAACAACTCCTACTGGAGCTTGTATTTTAGTTAATTTGACAGATAGTTCAGTGGAATATTATCCTTCAATGAATATTAGTTCAATTGGTTACGGGGCAGGTCAAAAAAATTTTGAATCATTCTCAAATGTATTGAAAATTGTTCAAGGCAGTCATGAGAAAACAGGGATGGATTCAGTAAAAATTCTAGAGACAAATGTAGATGATGTTTCAGGAGAGATTTTAGGATATTTGATTGAAAAAATTATGAAAATAGGAGCAAAAGATATTTCAATTTATCCAGGAATTACAAAAAAAGGAAGACCAACTAACTTGATTTCTATAATGTGTGATGATGAAAAAATTGAAACAATTACAGATATTTTAGTATTGGAAACGGGTACTTTAGGAATCAGAATATCAGATTCTAATCGATTAATTGTTGCTAGAACAAATCATAGTTTCTCATTAACCTTTGAAGGTAAATCTTTTGAAATAAATTATAAAAAATCAACTTACAAGGAAAAAACTCACTTTAAAATAGAATTTGAAGATTTAAAAAATATTTCTGAAACACTTGATAAACCAATTAGAGATGTTGAATTATTTTTGAGAAAAGAAATTGAAAAAATAGAGGAGACACAATGA
- a CDS encoding DNA-directed RNA polymerase subunit H: MAIKKNQILVPDHVYVPKHEIIPKSEAEEVLKKYNCKPTELPLIFVNDPAIMGLGVKPGDMIKITRNSPTAGESLYYRYVVEV; encoded by the coding sequence ATGGCAATTAAGAAAAACCAGATTTTAGTACCAGATCATGTTTATGTTCCTAAACATGAAATTATTCCAAAATCAGAAGCTGAAGAAGTTTTAAAAAAATACAATTGTAAACCAACAGAATTACCATTAATTTTCGTAAATGATCCTGCAATTATGGGACTTGGTGTAAAACCTGGTGATATGATAAAAATCACTAGAAATAGTCCAACTGCTGGTGAGAGTCTCTATTATCGATATGTGGTGGAGGTCTAG
- the larB gene encoding nickel pincer cofactor biosynthesis protein LarB — MKINEILESVKSGKISTKDAKKLLTLYSIEEVENFAKIDVNRSKRRGVPEVIFAETKELDDIKKIIKKTLEKTNSVLVSRIKKEHYKKLLLFVKTLKVKISTGKNSSTILIFKKPIKFHGGTVGVLTAGTSDIGVAEESRLMCEAMNCKCITSYDVGVAGIQRIFPILKKMIEEDVDCIIVAAGMEGALATLVSTLVDIPIIGIPTSVGYGYGEKGIAALASMLQSCSLGLSVVNIDNGIAAGGIAANIANRVNKKIIS, encoded by the coding sequence TTGAAAATCAATGAAATTTTAGAATCCGTAAAATCTGGAAAAATTTCTACCAAAGATGCAAAAAAACTTTTAACATTATATTCAATTGAGGAAGTTGAAAATTTTGCCAAAATTGATGTTAATCGAAGTAAACGAAGGGGAGTTCCAGAAGTAATTTTTGCAGAAACTAAGGAATTAGATGATATTAAAAAAATCATTAAAAAGACTCTGGAAAAAACTAATTCTGTTCTTGTTTCAAGAATCAAAAAAGAGCATTACAAAAAATTACTTTTGTTCGTAAAAACATTAAAAGTAAAAATCTCGACAGGAAAAAATTCATCAACTATTTTGATATTTAAAAAACCAATTAAATTCCATGGAGGAACCGTTGGTGTTTTGACAGCTGGAACTTCTGATATTGGAGTTGCTGAAGAATCTAGATTAATGTGTGAGGCAATGAATTGTAAATGTATAACAAGTTATGATGTTGGAGTTGCTGGAATCCAAAGAATATTTCCAATTTTAAAGAAAATGATTGAAGAGGATGTTGATTGTATTATTGTTGCAGCTGGAATGGAGGGGGCTTTGGCCACTTTGGTTTCTACTCTGGTAGATATACCAATTATTGGAATTCCAACATCAGTTGGATATGGATATGGTGAAAAAGGAATTGCAGCTTTAGCATCTATGTTACAAAGTTGCTCTTTGGGATTATCTGTTGTAAATATCGATAATGGAATTGCTGCTGGTGGAATTGCTGCAAATATTGCAAATAGAGTCAATAAGAAAATAATTTCTTGA
- a CDS encoding DNA-directed RNA polymerase subunit A' translates to MSIQAIKAIDGIRFSVWSPTEIRKYSVAEITAPETYDEDGMPVQGGLMDGRLGTLEPGQKCLTCGNTAARCPGHFGHIELAEPILHIAFIDNIYKLLQSTCRSCARLKVPQEDLNAFQKIKDKGAAYTTVSQKRIPEQIIEKAKKAKECPHCGKTQYELVFTKPTIFVEKTEIGEHRLLPITIRERFSQILDDDLSLLSYDPVTARPEWFILQALPVPPVTVRPSIILETGIRSEDDLTHKMVDIIRVNQRLKESKEAGTPPLIVQDLVDLLQYHSTTYFDNEVSGIPQAHHRSGRPLKTLTQRLKGKEGRFRGSLSGKRVDFSSRTVISPDPNLDLSEVGVPEAVAMKLTIPEIVTEWNIERMRKLVINGPEKFPGVNYIVRPDGVKIRLDFVEDRSTIAETLEIGYLIERHLADRDIVMFNRQPSLHQMSIMAHYVRVLPGKTFRLHPSVCPPYNADFDGDEMNLHVPQSEEARAEAILLMRVQDQLISPRYGGPIIGALRDFVTGAYLLTKDDTILSVQEFSNYAMLGGFTDPLPKPSTKAKDGSPAYTGKQLFSLFLPSDFNYTLTSKWSKGTGGKANDVVIKNGELISGVIDKTSIGAEEPESVLHRITKDYGNAVGKNFLNSILIMVKQFITHYGFSYGYGDLEVPAKNEQQILDDISDTYDVVADLTDQYEKGTLKLTRGMKAEEALEAYIVNELGKARVKAGDTANDSLDDGNAGKIMATTGARGSALNVGQMAGALGQQSRRGNRMNEGYANRALTHYKEHDSNPDAHGFVKSNYRTGLTALEFFFHAMGGREGLVDTAVRTQQSGYMQRRLINALEHIRLEYDGTVRDPHGHIVQFLYGEDGIDVQKSDHGEAFNPSRLAASQAMIDSGAKATKDEIETLTKKYTKTFSPRLTKLVTDALNKSGLSKSGIEAVCKKGLSLYDKARVEPGQAVGIVTAQSIGEPGTQMTLRTFHFAGIKERNVTLGLPRLIELVDARKKPVTPTMDIYLEKENKGNREKAIEVARNVLQTKVSALIADTETDYSTNIKLILSENRLRERGCSVAEVEAALSSNKKFKMEVTGELITLNLVEEVDTATAIAIRNKVLNTTVKGVPDIERVTLVQKDDEWVIQTTGSNIAKVLEVKGIDKRNVRTNNVFEIAGTLGIEAARFALIDELNHTLGDQGLEVDDRYIMLVSDLMCSRGYMQQIGRHGIAGTKDSVLARAAFEITVPTIAHAALGGEIEQLRGITENVIVGSQIPIGSGTVDLYMQVSKKK, encoded by the coding sequence ATGTCTATTCAAGCAATTAAAGCAATTGATGGAATTCGTTTCTCTGTTTGGTCTCCAACTGAAATTAGAAAATATTCTGTTGCTGAAATCACTGCTCCAGAAACTTACGATGAAGATGGAATGCCAGTTCAAGGAGGTCTTATGGATGGAAGACTTGGAACACTTGAGCCTGGTCAAAAATGTCTAACTTGTGGTAATACTGCAGCTAGATGCCCAGGACACTTTGGTCACATTGAACTTGCAGAACCAATTTTGCATATTGCATTTATTGATAATATCTACAAATTACTACAATCAACATGTCGCTCTTGTGCACGACTAAAAGTTCCGCAAGAAGATCTTAATGCATTCCAAAAAATTAAAGATAAAGGAGCTGCATACACAACTGTTTCACAAAAACGTATTCCTGAACAAATCATTGAAAAAGCAAAGAAAGCAAAAGAATGTCCTCACTGTGGAAAAACACAATACGAATTAGTTTTTACAAAACCCACTATCTTTGTTGAAAAAACCGAAATCGGTGAACATAGATTATTGCCAATCACAATTAGAGAAAGATTCTCACAAATCCTTGATGACGATTTATCCCTATTGTCTTATGATCCTGTAACTGCAAGACCTGAGTGGTTTATTCTTCAAGCATTGCCTGTTCCTCCAGTTACTGTCAGACCTTCAATTATTCTTGAAACTGGAATTAGATCTGAAGATGATTTAACCCATAAAATGGTAGATATCATTAGAGTTAATCAGAGATTAAAAGAAAGTAAAGAAGCAGGAACTCCTCCATTAATTGTTCAAGATTTGGTTGATTTGTTACAATACCATTCAACAACATATTTTGACAATGAAGTTTCTGGAATTCCTCAAGCTCATCATCGTTCTGGACGTCCTCTTAAAACATTAACACAAAGACTCAAAGGAAAAGAAGGCAGATTCAGAGGTTCACTTTCTGGAAAGAGAGTTGACTTTTCTAGTAGAACTGTAATTTCTCCAGATCCTAACTTGGACTTGTCTGAAGTTGGTGTACCTGAAGCAGTTGCAATGAAACTAACTATTCCTGAAATTGTAACTGAATGGAACATAGAAAGAATGCGAAAATTAGTTATCAATGGACCTGAAAAATTCCCAGGAGTTAATTATATTGTAAGACCAGATGGTGTAAAAATTAGATTAGACTTTGTTGAAGATCGTTCAACAATTGCAGAAACACTTGAAATTGGATATTTGATTGAAAGACATCTTGCTGACAGAGATATTGTAATGTTTAACAGACAACCTTCACTTCACCAGATGTCCATCATGGCACACTATGTACGTGTACTTCCTGGAAAAACTTTCAGATTACACCCATCTGTTTGTCCACCATACAACGCAGACTTTGATGGTGATGAGATGAATCTTCACGTACCACAAAGTGAGGAAGCTAGAGCAGAAGCAATTCTTTTGATGAGAGTTCAAGACCAATTAATTTCACCAAGATATGGTGGTCCAATTATTGGTGCCCTCAGAGACTTTGTAACTGGTGCATATCTATTAACAAAAGATGATACTATTTTGTCTGTTCAAGAATTTTCAAACTATGCAATGCTTGGAGGATTTACTGACCCACTACCAAAACCATCTACTAAAGCAAAAGATGGAAGCCCTGCATACACTGGAAAACAATTATTCTCATTATTCTTACCAAGCGATTTCAATTATACATTAACATCAAAATGGTCAAAAGGTACTGGTGGAAAAGCAAATGACGTTGTAATTAAAAATGGTGAATTAATCAGTGGTGTAATTGACAAAACATCAATTGGTGCAGAGGAGCCAGAAAGTGTCTTACACAGAATTACTAAAGATTATGGTAATGCAGTTGGAAAGAACTTTTTGAATTCTATCTTAATTATGGTAAAACAATTCATCACTCACTATGGATTTAGTTATGGTTATGGTGACTTGGAAGTTCCAGCAAAGAATGAACAACAAATTCTAGATGATATTAGCGACACATATGATGTTGTAGCAGATTTGACTGACCAATATGAAAAAGGAACATTGAAGCTTACAAGAGGTATGAAAGCAGAAGAAGCTTTAGAAGCTTACATTGTAAATGAATTAGGTAAAGCCAGAGTTAAAGCAGGTGATACTGCAAATGATTCCCTTGATGATGGTAATGCTGGAAAAATTATGGCAACAACTGGTGCAAGAGGTTCAGCACTTAACGTAGGTCAAATGGCCGGAGCATTAGGTCAACAATCAAGAAGAGGTAACAGAATGAACGAGGGATATGCAAATCGTGCATTAACTCACTATAAAGAACATGATAGTAATCCTGATGCACACGGATTTGTAAAATCAAATTATAGAACTGGATTAACTGCACTAGAATTCTTCTTCCACGCAATGGGTGGTAGAGAAGGACTTGTAGATACTGCAGTCAGAACACAACAAAGTGGTTACATGCAACGTAGATTGATCAATGCATTAGAACACATTAGATTAGAATACGATGGAACTGTAAGAGATCCTCATGGACACATTGTTCAATTCCTTTACGGTGAAGATGGAATTGATGTACAAAAAAGTGACCATGGTGAGGCATTCAATCCAAGTAGATTAGCTGCATCACAAGCTATGATTGATTCTGGAGCAAAAGCAACAAAAGATGAAATTGAGACATTAACTAAAAAATACACTAAAACATTCAGTCCAAGATTAACTAAACTCGTAACTGATGCATTAAACAAATCTGGACTTAGTAAATCTGGAATTGAAGCAGTATGTAAAAAAGGTCTTTCACTTTATGATAAAGCACGTGTAGAGCCAGGACAAGCAGTAGGAATTGTAACTGCACAATCTATTGGTGAACCAGGTACGCAAATGACTTTGAGAACATTCCACTTTGCAGGAATTAAAGAAAGAAACGTTACATTAGGTCTTCCAAGATTAATTGAACTAGTTGATGCTAGAAAGAAACCTGTAACCCCAACTATGGATATTTACTTAGAAAAAGAAAATAAAGGAAATAGAGAAAAAGCAATTGAAGTTGCAAGAAATGTTTTGCAAACTAAAGTAAGTGCCTTAATTGCTGATACTGAAACTGATTATTCTACAAACATTAAATTAATTTTAAGTGAGAACAGACTTCGTGAAAGAGGTTGTTCTGTTGCAGAAGTTGAAGCAGCACTTTCTTCTAATAAAAAATTCAAGATGGAAGTAACTGGTGAATTAATTACTTTGAATTTAGTTGAAGAAGTTGATACTGCAACTGCAATTGCAATTAGAAACAAAGTACTCAATACTACTGTTAAAGGCGTTCCAGACATTGAGCGTGTAACATTAGTTCAAAAAGATGATGAATGGGTAATCCAAACCACTGGTTCAAACATTGCTAAAGTACTTGAAGTTAAAGGAATCGATAAAAGAAATGTTAGAACAAATAATGTCTTTGAAATTGCAGGTACCTTAGGAATTGAAGCAGCAAGATTTGCATTAATTGATGAACTTAATCATACTCTGGGAGACCAAGGATTGGAAGTTGATGATAGATACATTATGTTGGTATCTGATTTGATGTGCTCACGTGGTTACATGCAACAAATTGGTAGACACGGTATCGCTGGTACTAAAGACAGTGTACTTGCAAGAGCTGCATTCGAAATTACAGTACCAACAATTGCACATGCCGCACTTGGAGGAGAAATTGAACAACTTAGAGGTATTACTGAAAATGTAATTGTTGGTAGTCAAATTCCAATTGGAAGTGGTACTGTTGATCTGTACATGCAAGTGAGCAAAAAGAAATAG